Part of the Panicum virgatum strain AP13 chromosome 4N, P.virgatum_v5, whole genome shotgun sequence genome is shown below.
GTAAAATTTGCTGTCCAGGCTGGGCAATTTGAACTGGCTGGGGTTGACTAACTCTGAATTGTGGTGGAACTGACAACCCACCAGGATGGCTAGCTTGGAATTGCTCACTTTCTGCAGGCTGGGCTTCCCAGGGTGGTGGTGGAAGGTCGCTGCTTTGTTCATCTTGACCTGTCAAGGACCAATAGCTGACTATCTGAGGTGATAGTTTCTACATGGAAAATAAACAAAGCTACAGAGTACATCACAAACAGACAAAAACTCAACCTGTTTGATGCTAACTTTATAATAGGCTATCTAGCATTGAGGTAGATTGTGCTAATTCGTTTGTGTCAAAATCTTTAGTTTTCAGTTCTTGGCTAAGTTGCAAATGGTGATATTAATGCATCTCAAATTACATAATAAAGTGTAAGTGGAGCAACGTTAGCATAATTCTTTTCTAAAAGCTAGATATATTTTGCAAGTGCTTTTCTAGAACAGCTcagaaaaatgaagaaaaaagccctaaaccctaaacaacTAACAAAAATAACTAGGCAATAATTACCATTTTCACATTACCTAACCAGAAGCTGCTTTTAGTGCTTCactaaatgaaaaaaataatacCAAGTCAATATATTTTCAGAAGCTTAGATTAAAGAAGACAGATTTAGTACCATAATTCGGTGCCTGCTGTGGTGGAACCATTCCAGGAGCAAACTGCCCATtccatgaacttgctaaggttaAGTTAGACCCTTGATCACAAGGTGCCAATGTATTCGAATTTAAGCCATTAGAAAATGGAGAAGGATGTTGTGGTGGAACAGGTTGCTGAGGAGCAGGATAAGCTTCTGGTGCTAAGGGGTTAGGATTTGTGTTTGGTATAGGTGTGGCAGGGTTTTGGCTGGAGTTATTGATAGCATTGGTATCTGAAAACATGTCTAAAAGGTCTAAAGATTGGTTTGAAGAAGCTGAAGCTGCAGGCTGATTGCTTACAGGAACAAGGGCCTGGGAATGAACAGGTTCTGGTTTGAAAAAGTCATCTCCACTAAGTAGGTCAATATTAGGGTTATTAGCTGGTTTTACATGAGACTTTGAAGCACTTGACGATGGTGGTGCAGGAAGTGCTAACTGCTTAAACGGCGTCACGCTACTGGCATCTTTAGAAGACCTGACATGTTTGTAACATTCATAAGAGAAGTCAGTCTGAGAATACTTGCTTTGCTCAGATACTGTTTCAATGGCTACTAAACCCTCATCATCTAATGGTTGTTTCGCTAGAGAAATATTAGGCAGTAAAAACATGATTTTATTAAAGGACAAAAGACAACCTTTGATCTGTCTCTATTGTCCCCTCTGGTTTTGTTGGAGAATTGTCTGCACGGGCCGGGAGTGCCTTTGGTTTTTCTACCCGAACAGCTATGCCAGCAGCAATTGCATCGTGTTTTGCTAAAACCCGCTGCAAATCATCATTCAGTGAAAGGCCCTGACTTAACAGGTCCTCATCCCTGTCACAATTAAATATATGGAAAGTATTAGAAAGCTCACATGAAAACAAGCACAAAAATTCTAATGGATGGTAGAAAGTCATGTTTTGAATATCCAGTTCAAGGAAATAATCTCAATACAGGAATGGTATATTCTAGCCGGTTTCCTCCAAATGATCCAGACCCCACAAAATTTATATGCATCGTGAACAAAATGGTCTGATATAGAAAAGAATATATGAAATATTATATTTAAGCTTCATGTTAAAGAAAAAAGTAAAGTGTTGTACAGTTAGTAGCCTTTGCTTAGATAGTAGGCTGATTGTAAATTAGCAGTTCACTGCTGCTAAAAAAAATTATCCATTATTAATAAAGAAAACTTAGCATCAATAGTACTTTGGTGGGGGTTCAATATTGACATCCTATTAGACTACCTAATTTCATTCAGTCTATACACTGGTTGGAAAGCAGACCATAAAGCTGTAACCTACGATGTTGAGTTGACAAGTTGCACCACTCTTTGCTTGTATGAACGGCATTGGTCCACAAGGTCCACAATTACCTCCTGCTTTAAACCCTGCATGTTCATTAATATTTAGAAATCTGATTCCAGGGCTTACTAGAGAAAAATTGTAATTCCACGTTAAGAGTACAGTTTTTACAAAAAGATGCCCACAGAGAAAATGGGGTGGCGCAAAACACTTTCTTTTCTATAAATAAACTGGTCATCTCATTATTTTACTAGATGTGTAACTACAGAGGGCAATAGGCACAGGGCAGAAAGTACCTCTCTGTTATTAGGATCAATAGCATTCAGCATCTCTGAAAGAACATCCATGACCCCGCGTGCATTCTGAATTTCTGTCAGGCTGACAACGAAAAAAACATAATTTGATTTTGAAATTTCTTTTTGAAAGGAAATTATCTTAACAAATAAGACTCAGCTAATCATAACAATTATAAAAATATGAGATTATGAAATTGGTCCACGCCAAGGATGAGCTGCGatgtagagaaaaagaaaaggaaaagctaTGGAAAGAAAGCATTTGCACATTAGAAATTCTCATATAGTTCCATAGAAAATTTTTATGCATAATCTCGTGCATTTCTCTTTATGAAGCCAGTTCAACCAATTTTAAGAAACGATCTTAATAAGAACTGAAGTTACAGATATCCTGCAAACATAATCTGAATTATCTTAAAATCATCAACTGCACAATATAGAGGGAGAAGAATGGTAAAGAAAAGCAATGTACCTTAACATAGGCACTTCGGGTGCTGAAGATGATTCGGGTGCATCTTGTCGATAATCAGTGTTGCGCAAAGCAGGTGGTGGATAGTTCCTTAGAGGTTGTGTCTGTGGCGGGGTATAAATTGGCGCAGAATGCTCTGGCCTCTGAGGAAATACAGCTCCAGCACGCTGATACATCAAAGAGCAAAAGTATGATAAGTTACAGAAACTTTAGAGCTAAATACTAGGTAAACTAATACTATGAAGGTCTAAAATCTTGGCCGAAATGAGGGATGTGCTACTGAAATAGTCCAGATATTGAAACAAACACCACTTAGTTTCTGCTAACATACTTATTGTTCCATAGTACTTTTTGTAACAATATTGATAATAGCATACAATCAGAATTTATGGAAGGAGAACAAAATATGATGGCATTTACCAGCATCTCTTGATATGCTGCATAATACTGCGGATATCTTGCACGGGAACCACCAAAAGCTTCTTGCCAAGTGTCAATCAGAATCAGTATCTTCTCTTTAACATGGTAGTCCGGCTAAAGAACAAATAAAATAACAGATGAAATGTCACTTTTAATATGTAACAGGGTTGCTTGGAAACCGGAGCTCAAAATTTCTTCCATGGGTTCTGACACGTGTGTACATGTTGAAGTGGAAAGTGACAATGATATTGGAGAACATCAAAAGGCGTGCACAGACCTTCTTCTTAGCTATCTTCACCATTTCATGAAGTATATCCTTCTCAGCAACTTGCATATGAACAAAATCTCCACAATTTTTAATCAAGCTCTCGAGCAACTGAAAAGGGAATGAGAAACAATTGCAGTAGCTTAGTAAAGGATTACTAAGTTACGTGCGTTCAAGATGAAGTATGAACAACCCCATGCTAATCGAATCAGATTGCAAAAACCAAACATAATTCGAGTATTTATCTTGGGGACAACTAAGGTAT
Proteins encoded:
- the LOC120669993 gene encoding TOM1-like protein 9 — protein: MPQSVLVERATSESLIGPDWTLNLQICDMLNHDPSQAKDVVKTIKKRIGHKNSKVQLLALTLLESLIKNCGDFVHMQVAEKDILHEMVKIAKKKPDYHVKEKILILIDTWQEAFGGSRARYPQYYAAYQEMLRAGAVFPQRPEHSAPIYTPPQTQPLRNYPPPALRNTDYRQDAPESSSAPEVPMLSLTEIQNARGVMDVLSEMLNAIDPNNREGLKQEVIVDLVDQCRSYKQRVVQLVNSTSDEDLLSQGLSLNDDLQRVLAKHDAIAAGIAVRVEKPKALPARADNSPTKPEGTIETDQRSSKDASSVTPFKQLALPAPPSSSASKSHVKPANNPNIDLLSGDDFFKPEPVHSQALVPVSNQPAASASSNQSLDLLDMFSDTNAINNSSQNPATPIPNTNPNPLAPEAYPAPQQPVPPQHPSPFSNGLNSNTLAPCDQGSNLTLASSWNGQFAPGMVPPQQAPNYGQDEQSSDLPPPPWEAQPAESEQFQASHPGGLSVPPQFRVSQPQPVQIAQPGQQILPSQSMPGQPGGQFQPGLGVQQQYVMPNTQYGGMYQPVQGNQAGGMYPQQMVGDVYQQQMYGGHMTSYGYGQQPGGYYVPNAGYAYASANELSHRMNGLSMQDGSLYGTGTPGSSLQQRNRPSQPEDSLFSDLVSIAKTKPSKNASNKPGDL